From a single Seriola aureovittata isolate HTS-2021-v1 ecotype China chromosome 18, ASM2101889v1, whole genome shotgun sequence genomic region:
- the mrps24 gene encoding 28S ribosomal protein S24, mitochondrial, with protein MAVSLSNAGVVRLLSVLPRAGSLCSSSGSRGLHVTAVCCKNRAARIRVGKGDRPLTYEQALHPHHIGHRKGWLSQHTSNLKGEEGAAERTVEDVFIRRFMFGTFHNCLANEIVIKRRGNMLIVCALMIQKLPPVKFYFLIGYTESILSHLYKCPVKLEIQTLYEKVVYKYL; from the exons atggCGGTGTCCTTGAGCAACGCTGGTGTGGTGAGGCTACTG AGTGTCTTACCCAGGGCCGGGTCATTGTGCAGCTCCTCTGGAAGCAGAGGTCTCCACGTGACTGCAGTGTGCTGCAAG aATCGAGCAGCTCGTATCCGAGTGGGGAAAGGAGACCGACCTTTGACCTATGAGCAAGCACTTCACCCTCATCACATTGGCCACCGCAAAGGATGGCTTTCACAGCATACCA GTAAcctgaaaggagaggagggggcgGCTGAGCGGACCGTAGAGGACGTGTTCATCAGGAGATTCATGTTCGGGACCTTCCACAATTGCTTGGCCAATGAGATTGTGATCAAAAGGCGCGGCAACATGCTCATCGTGTGCGCTCTGATGATACAGAAACTCCCTCCTGTTAAGTTTTACTTCTTAATAGGTTACACAGAGTCGATACTGTCGCACCTCTACAAATGTCCCGTCAAGTTAGAGATCCAGACGCTGTACGAGAAAGTTGTGTACAAGTACCTCTGA
- the nudcd3 gene encoding nudC domain-containing protein 3, which produces MASPLEMTEMYDNALLGILQHVGNIQDFLQVYFGFLYRKTDFYRHLSVPNDKMGFPPGVAEKMVLKTFKLFEKVAEHDRERQLSERQKREESRCVPPAVQELEVATEPREQPQEPSTEAAQVESSPLDAGHVSAPAASEATVSPQPDSSSSSGGPGQSAEGEQAAAASTNSAAERQVTFQADPDSYNGAVRENYSWSQDYTDVEVRVSVPKTVVKGRQVSVSLQTSGMRVCVRDGAEEKTLMEGEFTHKINTENSLWSLEPGSCVVLSLNKTSEVWWNAVLKGEKEIDINQINRERSMASVDDEEHAVLDRLTFDYHQKLQGKPQSHEMKVHDMLKKGWDAEGSPFKGQQFDPSMFDIPPSAVQF; this is translated from the exons ATGGCGTCGCCGCTGGAGATGACAGAGATGTACGACAACGCTCTGCTGGGAATCCTGCAGCATGTTGGAAACATCCAGGACTTTCTTCAGGTCTATTTCGGGTTCTTGTACCGGAAAACGGACTTTTATCGTCACCTGTCAGTTCCCAACGACAAGATGGGCTTCCCTCCCGGCGTGGCGGAGAAGATGGTGCTAAAG ACATTTAAGCTGTTTGAGAAGGTGGCAGAGcacgacagagagagacagctgagCGAGAGGCAAAAGCGAGAGGAGAGTAGATGTGTTCCTCCGGCAGTTCAGGAGCTGGAAGTCGCCACGGAGCCTCGCGAGCAGCCGCAGGAGCCGAGCACAGAGGCAGCACAGGTGGAGAGCTCCCCCCTGGACGCTGGACACGTTTCAGCTCCTGCAGCCTCAGAGGCGACCGTCAGCCCCCAGcccgacagcagcagcagcagcgggggTCCAGGACAGTCAGCTGAGGGAGAGCAggcagctgcagccagcacaaactcagcagcaga GCGGCAGGTGACGTTTCAGGCTGATCCCGACAGTTACAACGGGGCGGTGAGGGAAAACTACAGCTGGTCTCAGGACTACACTGACGTGGAGGTTCGCGTGTCTGTGCCCAAGACAGTTGTAAAGGGCAGACAG GTCAGTGTCAGTCTGCAGACCAGCGgcatgcgagtgtgtgtgagggacgGCGCCGAGGAGAAAACACTGATGGAGGGAGAATTCACACACAAGATCAACACTGAAAACTCTCTGTGGAGCCTGGAACCTGGGAGCTGCGTGGTC CTGTCACTCAACAAGACCTCCGAGGTTTGGTGGAACGCGGTgctgaaaggagagaaagagatcgACATAAACCAAATTAACCGCGAGCGCTCCATGGCGTCCGTGGACGACGAGGAGCACGCCGTACTGGACAGACTCACGTTCGACTACCATCAAAAGCTGCAGGGCAAACCGCAGAGTCATGAAATG AAAGTGCACGACATGCTGAAGAAGGGCTGGGACGCCGAGGGCTCGCCGTTCAAAGGGCAACAGTTCGACCCCTCCATGTTTGACATCCCCCCCAGCGCGGTACAGTTCTGA